The following are encoded in a window of Harmonia axyridis chromosome 7, icHarAxyr1.1, whole genome shotgun sequence genomic DNA:
- the LOC123683800 gene encoding disheveled-associated activator of morphogenesis 1 isoform X1 has product MQYVIEKPVYKLLSTTVKLGLPKCSARLPDWDSFTDNLPRFHIPAMPAVRRGWCGCFQDDEPPEITYCVVDTTGTLSLQAITPTQPMPSQEELDSKFAELVEELDLTAPNKAAMLSLPPQKKWQIYCSRKGKDTVDEAHVPEHYIERLHTLAKLQYPDQNAEEEIRARTKQIDGLKTALRTSTHSFVIKFIELNGLPALLECLEKMDYFTAQSSVHTSIIGCVKALMNNSTGRAHVLAHPTSINTIAQSLSTENMKTKIAVLEILGAVCLVSGGHKKVLDAMLHYQKYAYERTRFQGIINDLDRSTGIYRDDVNLKTAIMSFVNAVLNYGQGSENLEFRLHLRYEFLMLGIQPIIDKLRNHENETLNRHLDFFEMVRNEDEKELSRKFEQEHVDTKSATTMFDLLRKKLSHTAAYPHFLSLLEHCLLLPLDLGSHPEHWLLMDRIVQQIVLQQTERVDGVERHKDPDVQAVQINVKEIVHQLAKEEELVAARKKAEELERENTDLSNRLAKKEQDLDHRTQEKEDIESSLARIKDRLEKETASHIETRQRLSETEYRTAELERQIICERGERHRLEQLVTTGSIADDAKLKGLKAVSIENSFKSDKPCPPPPPPIAPPPPPPGPPGPPPPPCSMPVAPAAEIFKLEVVQKNVPQPSNPLKSFNWSKIPDTKLGGTIWSELDDTKLYNAMELDSIDKLFCAYQKNGVVNEGSIEDLRNLGKHKTKVLSVIDSRRAQNCTILLSKLKMSDDDITKAILSMDSKEQLPIDMVEQLLKFTPSSEEAALLEEHSDEIDSLARADRFLHEISKVAHYEQRLRCLHYKKRFNITVNEICPRIKNVMEASREISRSRRLRKLLEIVLALGNYMNRGARGNASGFRLASLNRLADTKSSASKGTTLLHYLVDILEKKFRDVLKIDEDIPHIHEAAKVSLGELNKDMAHLRAGLRDVAKEIEFHLSQSPLANDKFVPVMREFQATATCRLAEIEDQYQDMKTRFERAVRLFGEDPNNTPPDEFFGVFDSFLTSFAEARHDNENMKRRQEEEEKRAKQEAELKKLTLERKHSREGILSKISKSMSIKSNGDSNQKGEFDDLISALRTGDVFGEDIAKFKRSRKSRIGTGGSPPRRNSSAREDSRDRVIANGRCQ; this is encoded by the exons GGTCTTCCAAAGTGCTCGGCCAGACTACCAGACTGGGATAGTTTCACAGACAATCTGCCTCGATTCCACATACCAGCCATGCCAGCCGTCAGACGCGGCTGGTGCGGCTGTTTTCAG gatgACGAACCCCCCGAGATTACATATTGCGTGGTCGACACAACAGGAACTTTATCACTTCAAGCCATCACACCTACACAACCAATGCCTTCACAAGAAGAATTGGATTCTAAATTCGCAGAACTTGTG GAAGAGCTGGATCTTACTGCACCAAATAAAGCAGCCATGCTCAGTTTACCCCCTCAGAAAAAATGGCAGATATATTGCTCAAGGAAAGGAAAGGACACAGTGGACGAAGCACATGTACCAGAACATTATATCGAGAGACTGCATACCCTAGCAAAA cttCAATACCCCGACCAGAACGCTGAAGAAGAGATAAGAGCACGTACCAAACAAATTGATGGACTGAAAACTGCGTTACGCACGTCAACGCATAGTTTTGTGATAAAATTTATCGAACTCAATGGACTGCCAGCGCTTCTAGAGTGCTTAGAAAAAATGGACTACTTCACAGCTCAGAGTTCTGTACATACCAGCATAATAGGATGTGTGAAGGCTCTTATGAATAACTCA ACCGGACGAGCTCATGTTTTGGCTCACCCCACTAGTATCAACACCATAGCGCAATCGCTCAGTACGGAGAACATGAAGACGAAAATAGCAGTCCTGGAAATACTTGGAGCAGTCTGCCTAGTCTCAGGAGGCCATAAGAAAGTCCTAGACGCGATGCTACACTACCAAAAATACGCTTACGAAAGAACTAGATTCCAAGGTATAATAAATGATCTCGACAGATCGACAGGCATCTACAGGGATGACGTTAACCTTAAAACAGCCATCATGTCCTTCGTTAACGCTGTCCTAAACTACGGCCAAGGCTCCGAGAACCTTGAATTCAGGCTGCATCTTCGGTACGAATTCTTAATGTTAGGTATACAACCTATAATCGACAAACTGAGGAACCACGAGAACGAAACGCTGAACAGGCATCTGGATTTCTTCGAAATGGTCAGAAACGAAGACGAGAAAGAACTATCTAGGAAATTCGAGCAAGAACACGTGGACACAAAGAGTGCCACAACGATGTTCGAtcttttaagaaaaaaactcaGTCATACAGCTGCCTATCCTCACTTTCTATCACTTCTTGAACACTGTTTATTGTTACCGTTAGACTTAGGATCCCATCCCGAACATTGGCTGCTGATGGACAGAATAGTCCAACAGATCGTCCTCCAACAAACAGAAAGAGTGGATGGTGTAGAACGTCACAAGGACCCGGACGTTCAAGCCGTTCAGATAAACGTTAAAGAGATCGTCCATCAGTTAGCCAAAGAAGAAGAACTGGTTGCTGCCAGGAAGAAAGCTGAAGAGTTAGAACGCGAAAACACAGACCTATCGAATAGGCTTGCGAAGAAAGAACAAGATCTGGACCACAGAACCCAGGAGAAAGAGGACATCGAGTCTAGCCTCGCCAGAATCAAAGACAGACTGGAAAAAGAAACAGCCTCTCACATCGAAACAAGACAACGACTGAGCGAGACTGAATACAGAACTGCTGAACTGGAAAGACAAATTATTTGTGAACGAGGAGAACGCCATAGGCTCGAACAGTTGGTCACAACGGGGTCTATAGCGGACGATGCGAAGCTGAAAGGTTTGAAGGCGGTTTCCATCGAGAACTCCTTCAAATCAGACAAGCCATGTCCTCCACCTCCCCCTCCAATAGCTCCGCCTCCACCACCCCCAGGTCCTCCTGGTCCGCCTCCACCTCCTTGCTCGATGCCCGTAGCTCCTGCAGCTGAAATATTCAAGTTGGAGGTGGTTCAGAAGAACGTTCCTCAACCTTCGAACCCTTTGAAGTCTTTCAACTGGTCCAAGATACCGGATACCAAATTGGGAGGGACCATTTGGAGTGAGCTCGATGACACAAAACTCTACAACGCCATGGAGTTGGATTCTATTGACAAACTGTTCTGTGCCTACCAGAAGAACGGTGTTGTG AACGAAGGATCGATTGAAGATCTGCGCAATCTGGGAAAGCACAAGACCAAAGTTCTGTCAGTGATCGATAGTAGGAGAGCTCAGAATTGTACAATATTGCTTTCCAAGCTCAAAATGTCGGATGACGATATAACCAAAGCAATTTTGAGTATGGACAGTAAAGAACAGTTACCAATAGATATGGTAGAACAGTTACTCAAATTTACTCCAAGTTCCGAAGAGGCAGCACTTCTGGAAGAACACAGCGATGAGATCGATTCCCTGGCGAGAGCTGATAGGTTCCTTCACGAAATATCAAA AGTGGCCCATTATGAACAACGTCTGCGTTGCCTGCATTACAAGAAGAGGTTCAACATTACAGTCAACGAAATATGTCCGAGGATAAAGAATGTCATGGAGGCATCTAGGGAGATCTCCAGATCTAGAAGACTGAGGAAGTTGTTAGAGATTGTTTTGGCCCTTGGGAATTACATGAATCGAGGTGCCAGAGGTAATGCATCAGGATTCAGATTGGCATCACTGAACAGACTGGCCGATACAAAATCTAGCGCTAGTAAAGGAACGACCCTGTTGCATTACCTCGTTGATATTCTCGAGAAAAAA tTCAGAGATGTTCTGAAGATCGACGAAGATATTCCTCATATCCACGAGGCTGCGAAAGTCTCCCTAGGTGAACTCAACAAGGATATGGCCCATCTCAGAGCTGGTTTGAGAGATGTTGCTAAAGAGATCGAGTTCCATCTGAGTCAGAGTCCCTTGGCCAATGACAAGTTTGTACCGGTTATGAGGGAATTCCAGGCAACTGCCACGTGTCGACTGGCCGAAATTGAGGATCAATATCAGGACATGAAG ACGCGGTTCGAGAGAGCGGTACGCCTCTTCGGAGAAGATCCCAACAACACTCCACCAGACGAGTTCTTCGGCGTCTTCGACTCCTTCCTCACCTCCTTCGCTGAGGCTCGCCACGATAACGAAAACATGAAACGTAGACAAGAAGAGGAAGAAAAGAGGGCAAAGCAAGAGGCCGAACTGAAGAAGCTCACCCTGGAGAGGAAACACAGTCGCGAGGGAATCCTCTCGAAGATAAGCAAGAGTATGAGCATCAAGAGCAACGGTGACAGCAACCAGAAGGGCGAATTCGACGATCTGATTTCGGCTCTAAGGACCGGCGACGTCTTCGGTGAGGATATCGCCAAGTTCAAGAGGTCGAGGAAGAGCAGGATCGGTACCGGAGGCTCTCCTCCCCGGAGGAACTCTTCGGCAAGAGAAGATAGTAGGGATAGGGTCATCGCCAATGGCCGTTGTCAGTAA
- the LOC123683800 gene encoding disheveled-associated activator of morphogenesis 1 isoform X2, which produces MCSREMIGELVDKIHSGLPKCSARLPDWDSFTDNLPRFHIPAMPAVRRGWCGCFQDDEPPEITYCVVDTTGTLSLQAITPTQPMPSQEELDSKFAELVEELDLTAPNKAAMLSLPPQKKWQIYCSRKGKDTVDEAHVPEHYIERLHTLAKLQYPDQNAEEEIRARTKQIDGLKTALRTSTHSFVIKFIELNGLPALLECLEKMDYFTAQSSVHTSIIGCVKALMNNSTGRAHVLAHPTSINTIAQSLSTENMKTKIAVLEILGAVCLVSGGHKKVLDAMLHYQKYAYERTRFQGIINDLDRSTGIYRDDVNLKTAIMSFVNAVLNYGQGSENLEFRLHLRYEFLMLGIQPIIDKLRNHENETLNRHLDFFEMVRNEDEKELSRKFEQEHVDTKSATTMFDLLRKKLSHTAAYPHFLSLLEHCLLLPLDLGSHPEHWLLMDRIVQQIVLQQTERVDGVERHKDPDVQAVQINVKEIVHQLAKEEELVAARKKAEELERENTDLSNRLAKKEQDLDHRTQEKEDIESSLARIKDRLEKETASHIETRQRLSETEYRTAELERQIICERGERHRLEQLVTTGSIADDAKLKGLKAVSIENSFKSDKPCPPPPPPIAPPPPPPGPPGPPPPPCSMPVAPAAEIFKLEVVQKNVPQPSNPLKSFNWSKIPDTKLGGTIWSELDDTKLYNAMELDSIDKLFCAYQKNGVVNEGSIEDLRNLGKHKTKVLSVIDSRRAQNCTILLSKLKMSDDDITKAILSMDSKEQLPIDMVEQLLKFTPSSEEAALLEEHSDEIDSLARADRFLHEISKVAHYEQRLRCLHYKKRFNITVNEICPRIKNVMEASREISRSRRLRKLLEIVLALGNYMNRGARGNASGFRLASLNRLADTKSSASKGTTLLHYLVDILEKKFRDVLKIDEDIPHIHEAAKVSLGELNKDMAHLRAGLRDVAKEIEFHLSQSPLANDKFVPVMREFQATATCRLAEIEDQYQDMKTRFERAVRLFGEDPNNTPPDEFFGVFDSFLTSFAEARHDNENMKRRQEEEEKRAKQEAELKKLTLERKHSREGILSKISKSMSIKSNGDSNQKGEFDDLISALRTGDVFGEDIAKFKRSRKSRIGTGGSPPRRNSSAREDSRDRVIANGRCQ; this is translated from the exons GGTCTTCCAAAGTGCTCGGCCAGACTACCAGACTGGGATAGTTTCACAGACAATCTGCCTCGATTCCACATACCAGCCATGCCAGCCGTCAGACGCGGCTGGTGCGGCTGTTTTCAG gatgACGAACCCCCCGAGATTACATATTGCGTGGTCGACACAACAGGAACTTTATCACTTCAAGCCATCACACCTACACAACCAATGCCTTCACAAGAAGAATTGGATTCTAAATTCGCAGAACTTGTG GAAGAGCTGGATCTTACTGCACCAAATAAAGCAGCCATGCTCAGTTTACCCCCTCAGAAAAAATGGCAGATATATTGCTCAAGGAAAGGAAAGGACACAGTGGACGAAGCACATGTACCAGAACATTATATCGAGAGACTGCATACCCTAGCAAAA cttCAATACCCCGACCAGAACGCTGAAGAAGAGATAAGAGCACGTACCAAACAAATTGATGGACTGAAAACTGCGTTACGCACGTCAACGCATAGTTTTGTGATAAAATTTATCGAACTCAATGGACTGCCAGCGCTTCTAGAGTGCTTAGAAAAAATGGACTACTTCACAGCTCAGAGTTCTGTACATACCAGCATAATAGGATGTGTGAAGGCTCTTATGAATAACTCA ACCGGACGAGCTCATGTTTTGGCTCACCCCACTAGTATCAACACCATAGCGCAATCGCTCAGTACGGAGAACATGAAGACGAAAATAGCAGTCCTGGAAATACTTGGAGCAGTCTGCCTAGTCTCAGGAGGCCATAAGAAAGTCCTAGACGCGATGCTACACTACCAAAAATACGCTTACGAAAGAACTAGATTCCAAGGTATAATAAATGATCTCGACAGATCGACAGGCATCTACAGGGATGACGTTAACCTTAAAACAGCCATCATGTCCTTCGTTAACGCTGTCCTAAACTACGGCCAAGGCTCCGAGAACCTTGAATTCAGGCTGCATCTTCGGTACGAATTCTTAATGTTAGGTATACAACCTATAATCGACAAACTGAGGAACCACGAGAACGAAACGCTGAACAGGCATCTGGATTTCTTCGAAATGGTCAGAAACGAAGACGAGAAAGAACTATCTAGGAAATTCGAGCAAGAACACGTGGACACAAAGAGTGCCACAACGATGTTCGAtcttttaagaaaaaaactcaGTCATACAGCTGCCTATCCTCACTTTCTATCACTTCTTGAACACTGTTTATTGTTACCGTTAGACTTAGGATCCCATCCCGAACATTGGCTGCTGATGGACAGAATAGTCCAACAGATCGTCCTCCAACAAACAGAAAGAGTGGATGGTGTAGAACGTCACAAGGACCCGGACGTTCAAGCCGTTCAGATAAACGTTAAAGAGATCGTCCATCAGTTAGCCAAAGAAGAAGAACTGGTTGCTGCCAGGAAGAAAGCTGAAGAGTTAGAACGCGAAAACACAGACCTATCGAATAGGCTTGCGAAGAAAGAACAAGATCTGGACCACAGAACCCAGGAGAAAGAGGACATCGAGTCTAGCCTCGCCAGAATCAAAGACAGACTGGAAAAAGAAACAGCCTCTCACATCGAAACAAGACAACGACTGAGCGAGACTGAATACAGAACTGCTGAACTGGAAAGACAAATTATTTGTGAACGAGGAGAACGCCATAGGCTCGAACAGTTGGTCACAACGGGGTCTATAGCGGACGATGCGAAGCTGAAAGGTTTGAAGGCGGTTTCCATCGAGAACTCCTTCAAATCAGACAAGCCATGTCCTCCACCTCCCCCTCCAATAGCTCCGCCTCCACCACCCCCAGGTCCTCCTGGTCCGCCTCCACCTCCTTGCTCGATGCCCGTAGCTCCTGCAGCTGAAATATTCAAGTTGGAGGTGGTTCAGAAGAACGTTCCTCAACCTTCGAACCCTTTGAAGTCTTTCAACTGGTCCAAGATACCGGATACCAAATTGGGAGGGACCATTTGGAGTGAGCTCGATGACACAAAACTCTACAACGCCATGGAGTTGGATTCTATTGACAAACTGTTCTGTGCCTACCAGAAGAACGGTGTTGTG AACGAAGGATCGATTGAAGATCTGCGCAATCTGGGAAAGCACAAGACCAAAGTTCTGTCAGTGATCGATAGTAGGAGAGCTCAGAATTGTACAATATTGCTTTCCAAGCTCAAAATGTCGGATGACGATATAACCAAAGCAATTTTGAGTATGGACAGTAAAGAACAGTTACCAATAGATATGGTAGAACAGTTACTCAAATTTACTCCAAGTTCCGAAGAGGCAGCACTTCTGGAAGAACACAGCGATGAGATCGATTCCCTGGCGAGAGCTGATAGGTTCCTTCACGAAATATCAAA AGTGGCCCATTATGAACAACGTCTGCGTTGCCTGCATTACAAGAAGAGGTTCAACATTACAGTCAACGAAATATGTCCGAGGATAAAGAATGTCATGGAGGCATCTAGGGAGATCTCCAGATCTAGAAGACTGAGGAAGTTGTTAGAGATTGTTTTGGCCCTTGGGAATTACATGAATCGAGGTGCCAGAGGTAATGCATCAGGATTCAGATTGGCATCACTGAACAGACTGGCCGATACAAAATCTAGCGCTAGTAAAGGAACGACCCTGTTGCATTACCTCGTTGATATTCTCGAGAAAAAA tTCAGAGATGTTCTGAAGATCGACGAAGATATTCCTCATATCCACGAGGCTGCGAAAGTCTCCCTAGGTGAACTCAACAAGGATATGGCCCATCTCAGAGCTGGTTTGAGAGATGTTGCTAAAGAGATCGAGTTCCATCTGAGTCAGAGTCCCTTGGCCAATGACAAGTTTGTACCGGTTATGAGGGAATTCCAGGCAACTGCCACGTGTCGACTGGCCGAAATTGAGGATCAATATCAGGACATGAAG ACGCGGTTCGAGAGAGCGGTACGCCTCTTCGGAGAAGATCCCAACAACACTCCACCAGACGAGTTCTTCGGCGTCTTCGACTCCTTCCTCACCTCCTTCGCTGAGGCTCGCCACGATAACGAAAACATGAAACGTAGACAAGAAGAGGAAGAAAAGAGGGCAAAGCAAGAGGCCGAACTGAAGAAGCTCACCCTGGAGAGGAAACACAGTCGCGAGGGAATCCTCTCGAAGATAAGCAAGAGTATGAGCATCAAGAGCAACGGTGACAGCAACCAGAAGGGCGAATTCGACGATCTGATTTCGGCTCTAAGGACCGGCGACGTCTTCGGTGAGGATATCGCCAAGTTCAAGAGGTCGAGGAAGAGCAGGATCGGTACCGGAGGCTCTCCTCCCCGGAGGAACTCTTCGGCAAGAGAAGATAGTAGGGATAGGGTCATCGCCAATGGCCGTTGTCAGTAA
- the LOC123683800 gene encoding disheveled-associated activator of morphogenesis 1 isoform X3, with amino-acid sequence MPAVRRGWCGCFQDDEPPEITYCVVDTTGTLSLQAITPTQPMPSQEELDSKFAELVEELDLTAPNKAAMLSLPPQKKWQIYCSRKGKDTVDEAHVPEHYIERLHTLAKLQYPDQNAEEEIRARTKQIDGLKTALRTSTHSFVIKFIELNGLPALLECLEKMDYFTAQSSVHTSIIGCVKALMNNSTGRAHVLAHPTSINTIAQSLSTENMKTKIAVLEILGAVCLVSGGHKKVLDAMLHYQKYAYERTRFQGIINDLDRSTGIYRDDVNLKTAIMSFVNAVLNYGQGSENLEFRLHLRYEFLMLGIQPIIDKLRNHENETLNRHLDFFEMVRNEDEKELSRKFEQEHVDTKSATTMFDLLRKKLSHTAAYPHFLSLLEHCLLLPLDLGSHPEHWLLMDRIVQQIVLQQTERVDGVERHKDPDVQAVQINVKEIVHQLAKEEELVAARKKAEELERENTDLSNRLAKKEQDLDHRTQEKEDIESSLARIKDRLEKETASHIETRQRLSETEYRTAELERQIICERGERHRLEQLVTTGSIADDAKLKGLKAVSIENSFKSDKPCPPPPPPIAPPPPPPGPPGPPPPPCSMPVAPAAEIFKLEVVQKNVPQPSNPLKSFNWSKIPDTKLGGTIWSELDDTKLYNAMELDSIDKLFCAYQKNGVVNEGSIEDLRNLGKHKTKVLSVIDSRRAQNCTILLSKLKMSDDDITKAILSMDSKEQLPIDMVEQLLKFTPSSEEAALLEEHSDEIDSLARADRFLHEISKVAHYEQRLRCLHYKKRFNITVNEICPRIKNVMEASREISRSRRLRKLLEIVLALGNYMNRGARGNASGFRLASLNRLADTKSSASKGTTLLHYLVDILEKKFRDVLKIDEDIPHIHEAAKVSLGELNKDMAHLRAGLRDVAKEIEFHLSQSPLANDKFVPVMREFQATATCRLAEIEDQYQDMKTRFERAVRLFGEDPNNTPPDEFFGVFDSFLTSFAEARHDNENMKRRQEEEEKRAKQEAELKKLTLERKHSREGILSKISKSMSIKSNGDSNQKGEFDDLISALRTGDVFGEDIAKFKRSRKSRIGTGGSPPRRNSSAREDSRDRVIANGRCQ; translated from the exons ATGCCAGCCGTCAGACGCGGCTGGTGCGGCTGTTTTCAG gatgACGAACCCCCCGAGATTACATATTGCGTGGTCGACACAACAGGAACTTTATCACTTCAAGCCATCACACCTACACAACCAATGCCTTCACAAGAAGAATTGGATTCTAAATTCGCAGAACTTGTG GAAGAGCTGGATCTTACTGCACCAAATAAAGCAGCCATGCTCAGTTTACCCCCTCAGAAAAAATGGCAGATATATTGCTCAAGGAAAGGAAAGGACACAGTGGACGAAGCACATGTACCAGAACATTATATCGAGAGACTGCATACCCTAGCAAAA cttCAATACCCCGACCAGAACGCTGAAGAAGAGATAAGAGCACGTACCAAACAAATTGATGGACTGAAAACTGCGTTACGCACGTCAACGCATAGTTTTGTGATAAAATTTATCGAACTCAATGGACTGCCAGCGCTTCTAGAGTGCTTAGAAAAAATGGACTACTTCACAGCTCAGAGTTCTGTACATACCAGCATAATAGGATGTGTGAAGGCTCTTATGAATAACTCA ACCGGACGAGCTCATGTTTTGGCTCACCCCACTAGTATCAACACCATAGCGCAATCGCTCAGTACGGAGAACATGAAGACGAAAATAGCAGTCCTGGAAATACTTGGAGCAGTCTGCCTAGTCTCAGGAGGCCATAAGAAAGTCCTAGACGCGATGCTACACTACCAAAAATACGCTTACGAAAGAACTAGATTCCAAGGTATAATAAATGATCTCGACAGATCGACAGGCATCTACAGGGATGACGTTAACCTTAAAACAGCCATCATGTCCTTCGTTAACGCTGTCCTAAACTACGGCCAAGGCTCCGAGAACCTTGAATTCAGGCTGCATCTTCGGTACGAATTCTTAATGTTAGGTATACAACCTATAATCGACAAACTGAGGAACCACGAGAACGAAACGCTGAACAGGCATCTGGATTTCTTCGAAATGGTCAGAAACGAAGACGAGAAAGAACTATCTAGGAAATTCGAGCAAGAACACGTGGACACAAAGAGTGCCACAACGATGTTCGAtcttttaagaaaaaaactcaGTCATACAGCTGCCTATCCTCACTTTCTATCACTTCTTGAACACTGTTTATTGTTACCGTTAGACTTAGGATCCCATCCCGAACATTGGCTGCTGATGGACAGAATAGTCCAACAGATCGTCCTCCAACAAACAGAAAGAGTGGATGGTGTAGAACGTCACAAGGACCCGGACGTTCAAGCCGTTCAGATAAACGTTAAAGAGATCGTCCATCAGTTAGCCAAAGAAGAAGAACTGGTTGCTGCCAGGAAGAAAGCTGAAGAGTTAGAACGCGAAAACACAGACCTATCGAATAGGCTTGCGAAGAAAGAACAAGATCTGGACCACAGAACCCAGGAGAAAGAGGACATCGAGTCTAGCCTCGCCAGAATCAAAGACAGACTGGAAAAAGAAACAGCCTCTCACATCGAAACAAGACAACGACTGAGCGAGACTGAATACAGAACTGCTGAACTGGAAAGACAAATTATTTGTGAACGAGGAGAACGCCATAGGCTCGAACAGTTGGTCACAACGGGGTCTATAGCGGACGATGCGAAGCTGAAAGGTTTGAAGGCGGTTTCCATCGAGAACTCCTTCAAATCAGACAAGCCATGTCCTCCACCTCCCCCTCCAATAGCTCCGCCTCCACCACCCCCAGGTCCTCCTGGTCCGCCTCCACCTCCTTGCTCGATGCCCGTAGCTCCTGCAGCTGAAATATTCAAGTTGGAGGTGGTTCAGAAGAACGTTCCTCAACCTTCGAACCCTTTGAAGTCTTTCAACTGGTCCAAGATACCGGATACCAAATTGGGAGGGACCATTTGGAGTGAGCTCGATGACACAAAACTCTACAACGCCATGGAGTTGGATTCTATTGACAAACTGTTCTGTGCCTACCAGAAGAACGGTGTTGTG AACGAAGGATCGATTGAAGATCTGCGCAATCTGGGAAAGCACAAGACCAAAGTTCTGTCAGTGATCGATAGTAGGAGAGCTCAGAATTGTACAATATTGCTTTCCAAGCTCAAAATGTCGGATGACGATATAACCAAAGCAATTTTGAGTATGGACAGTAAAGAACAGTTACCAATAGATATGGTAGAACAGTTACTCAAATTTACTCCAAGTTCCGAAGAGGCAGCACTTCTGGAAGAACACAGCGATGAGATCGATTCCCTGGCGAGAGCTGATAGGTTCCTTCACGAAATATCAAA AGTGGCCCATTATGAACAACGTCTGCGTTGCCTGCATTACAAGAAGAGGTTCAACATTACAGTCAACGAAATATGTCCGAGGATAAAGAATGTCATGGAGGCATCTAGGGAGATCTCCAGATCTAGAAGACTGAGGAAGTTGTTAGAGATTGTTTTGGCCCTTGGGAATTACATGAATCGAGGTGCCAGAGGTAATGCATCAGGATTCAGATTGGCATCACTGAACAGACTGGCCGATACAAAATCTAGCGCTAGTAAAGGAACGACCCTGTTGCATTACCTCGTTGATATTCTCGAGAAAAAA tTCAGAGATGTTCTGAAGATCGACGAAGATATTCCTCATATCCACGAGGCTGCGAAAGTCTCCCTAGGTGAACTCAACAAGGATATGGCCCATCTCAGAGCTGGTTTGAGAGATGTTGCTAAAGAGATCGAGTTCCATCTGAGTCAGAGTCCCTTGGCCAATGACAAGTTTGTACCGGTTATGAGGGAATTCCAGGCAACTGCCACGTGTCGACTGGCCGAAATTGAGGATCAATATCAGGACATGAAG ACGCGGTTCGAGAGAGCGGTACGCCTCTTCGGAGAAGATCCCAACAACACTCCACCAGACGAGTTCTTCGGCGTCTTCGACTCCTTCCTCACCTCCTTCGCTGAGGCTCGCCACGATAACGAAAACATGAAACGTAGACAAGAAGAGGAAGAAAAGAGGGCAAAGCAAGAGGCCGAACTGAAGAAGCTCACCCTGGAGAGGAAACACAGTCGCGAGGGAATCCTCTCGAAGATAAGCAAGAGTATGAGCATCAAGAGCAACGGTGACAGCAACCAGAAGGGCGAATTCGACGATCTGATTTCGGCTCTAAGGACCGGCGACGTCTTCGGTGAGGATATCGCCAAGTTCAAGAGGTCGAGGAAGAGCAGGATCGGTACCGGAGGCTCTCCTCCCCGGAGGAACTCTTCGGCAAGAGAAGATAGTAGGGATAGGGTCATCGCCAATGGCCGTTGTCAGTAA